A genomic segment from Nocardia cyriacigeorgica GUH-2 encodes:
- a CDS encoding FadR/GntR family transcriptional regulator, protein MDSQVRRHPLAEQAAELLLARIRGGEWPLGHRLPGETTLAAQLGVGRSTVREAIRELAGKGVLASRQGAGVFVTALDVSEEWDIVLRRATIASVIEARIAIEAEAAALAAHRRTPADLRAIRRALAARSVEGQTIAEHVDADMEFHRAVLVAAHNDILVQLFDAFLPRLRLAMIDMLEIRPVPSERADHAAHEQLADAIAARNSTAAAEFSRTHLTALKEAFS, encoded by the coding sequence ATGGACAGCCAGGTACGGCGGCATCCACTGGCCGAGCAGGCGGCCGAACTGCTGCTCGCGCGGATTCGTGGTGGCGAATGGCCCTTGGGGCATCGACTGCCCGGCGAGACCACCTTGGCCGCGCAGCTGGGCGTGGGCCGCTCGACGGTGCGCGAGGCGATCCGCGAATTGGCGGGCAAGGGTGTGCTGGCCAGCCGTCAAGGTGCGGGGGTGTTCGTGACCGCGCTCGACGTCAGCGAGGAGTGGGATATCGTGCTGCGGCGCGCCACCATCGCGTCGGTGATCGAGGCGCGCATCGCCATCGAAGCCGAGGCGGCGGCCCTGGCCGCACACCGGCGCACTCCCGCCGACCTACGGGCGATCCGGCGCGCGCTGGCCGCCCGCAGCGTCGAAGGCCAGACGATCGCCGAACACGTCGACGCCGATATGGAATTCCACCGCGCGGTCCTGGTCGCCGCGCACAACGACATCCTGGTGCAGCTCTTCGACGCGTTCCTGCCGCGCCTGCGCCTGGCGATGATCGACATGCTCGAGATCCGCCCGGTCCCCTCCGAGCGCGCCGATCACGCCGCCCATGAACAGCTCGCCGACGCCATCGCGGCCCGAAACTCCACGGCGGCAGCAGAATTCAGCCGCACCCACCTCACCGCCCTGAAGGAGGCCTTCTCGTGA
- a CDS encoding 2-isopropylmalate synthase, whose amino-acid sequence MTSRAFPTIDTPAGTVPPQAPAWNRQRQSQMRSHRYRNVYERVEVPLAHRDWPSARIAQAPLWVPVDLRDGNQALAEPMDPERKRRFFELLVAMGYKEIEVGYPSASQTDFDFVRLLADSDIAPDDVTIVVFTPARRDLIERTVASVRGLRNEVVIHMYTATAPVWRDVVLGKTTRELRELILAGGRDVLELAGDLPNVRFEFSPEVFNLTEPGYVRDICDAMTDLWDATPQRPVILNLPATVEVATPNVYADQIEYMHRTLARRDSVILSVHPHNDRGTGVACAELAVLAGAQRVEGCVFGNGERTGNVDIATLALNLHAQGVDPMIDFSDIDEIRRTVEYCTRLPIPERHPYVGDLVHTAFSGTHQDAIKKGFAEHRARAAATGRPERDIDWQVPYLPIDPADLGRSYDAVIRVNSQSGKGGIAYLLHTEYGMDLPRRLQIDFARHVQQHTDGTGAEITAAELRDLFEQVYMGSGADAVSLDHWQADESTTTITLTADGRTHTSDHRDIGPIDALTSALAAIGRPVEVLALHQQSLTTGNASPAITYLEYRINGRTGWSCGRSDSVLAATMAAVMSAANTDVPTTV is encoded by the coding sequence ATGACATCGCGTGCATTCCCCACCATCGACACTCCCGCGGGCACGGTCCCGCCGCAGGCGCCCGCCTGGAATCGTCAGCGGCAATCGCAGATGCGCTCGCACCGCTACCGCAATGTTTACGAGCGCGTGGAAGTGCCACTTGCGCATCGTGATTGGCCCTCTGCGCGGATTGCCCAGGCGCCGCTGTGGGTGCCGGTCGACCTGCGTGACGGCAATCAGGCACTGGCCGAGCCCATGGACCCCGAACGTAAACGCCGATTCTTCGAACTGCTGGTCGCCATGGGCTACAAGGAGATCGAGGTCGGCTACCCCTCCGCCTCGCAGACCGATTTCGACTTCGTGCGGCTGCTGGCGGATTCCGATATCGCACCGGACGACGTCACGATCGTGGTGTTCACGCCGGCGCGGCGGGATCTGATCGAACGAACCGTCGCGTCGGTGCGTGGGCTGCGCAACGAGGTCGTCATCCACATGTACACCGCGACCGCGCCGGTGTGGCGGGACGTCGTGCTGGGCAAGACGACTCGTGAACTGCGCGAATTGATCCTGGCCGGCGGCCGCGACGTGCTCGAACTGGCCGGCGATCTGCCGAACGTGCGTTTCGAGTTCTCCCCGGAGGTATTCAACCTGACCGAGCCGGGCTACGTCCGCGATATCTGCGATGCGATGACCGACCTGTGGGACGCGACGCCGCAACGCCCGGTGATCCTGAACCTGCCCGCCACGGTGGAGGTGGCGACGCCGAACGTGTACGCCGACCAGATCGAATACATGCACCGCACGCTGGCTCGGCGTGACAGCGTCATCCTGTCGGTGCATCCGCACAACGACCGAGGCACCGGCGTCGCCTGCGCCGAACTCGCGGTTCTGGCCGGTGCGCAGCGAGTGGAGGGCTGCGTGTTCGGTAACGGCGAACGCACCGGCAACGTCGACATCGCCACCCTCGCGCTGAATCTGCATGCCCAGGGCGTGGATCCGATGATCGACTTCTCCGATATCGACGAGATCCGCCGCACCGTCGAATACTGCACCCGCCTGCCCATCCCCGAACGCCACCCCTACGTCGGCGACCTGGTCCACACCGCGTTCTCGGGTACTCACCAGGACGCCATCAAGAAGGGCTTCGCCGAACACCGCGCCCGCGCCGCCGCCACCGGCCGCCCCGAACGCGACATCGACTGGCAGGTTCCGTACCTGCCCATCGACCCCGCCGACCTCGGCCGCAGCTACGACGCGGTGATCCGAGTGAATTCCCAATCCGGCAAAGGCGGCATCGCCTACCTGCTGCACACCGAATACGGCATGGACCTGCCCCGCCGCCTGCAGATCGACTTCGCCCGCCACGTGCAGCAACACACCGACGGAACCGGCGCGGAAATCACCGCGGCCGAACTGCGCGACCTGTTCGAGCAGGTGTACATGGGTTCCGGCGCCGATGCCGTGAGCCTTGACCACTGGCAGGCCGATGAATCAACCACCACAATCACCCTCACCGCCGACGGCCGCACCCACACCTCCGACCACCGCGACATCGGCCCGATCGACGCCCTGACCTCCGCGCTCGCAGCCATCGGCCGCCCGGTCGAGGTCCTGGCCCTGCACCAACAGTCCCTCACCACTGGAAATGCCAGCCCGGCAATCACCTACCTCGAGTACCGGATCAACGGCCGAACCGGTTGGTCCTGCGGACGCAGCGATTCCGTGCTGGCCGCGACGATGGCGGCGGTCATGAGCGCCGCGAACACGGACGTTCCGACGACGGTCTGA
- a CDS encoding DinB family protein: protein MAWIAPEIDRIETLSVAGERPMLQSWLDYHRQTLLLKCAGLDAAQLAQRCVAPSTMSLHGLIRHLTENERGWFRITAAGESLDYLYCSEDNPDGDFDDVPTADPATDLATYHRERALADAAVAALPLDHRCPHPVTGTEYTLRWIYLHMIEEYARHNGHADFLRERIDGRTGE, encoded by the coding sequence GTGGCATGGATCGCACCCGAGATCGATCGGATCGAGACGTTGTCCGTGGCCGGCGAACGGCCGATGTTGCAGTCGTGGCTGGACTACCACCGCCAGACCCTGCTGCTGAAATGCGCGGGCCTCGACGCCGCCCAACTAGCCCAACGCTGCGTCGCTCCCTCCACGATGTCGCTGCACGGCCTGATCCGCCACCTCACCGAAAACGAACGCGGCTGGTTCCGCATCACCGCCGCCGGCGAATCCCTCGACTACCTCTACTGCTCCGAAGACAACCCCGACGGCGATTTCGACGACGTCCCCACCGCCGACCCGGCCACCGACCTGGCCACCTACCACCGCGAACGAGCCCTCGCCGACGCCGCTGTCGCCGCCCTCCCCCTCGACCACCGCTGCCCCCACCCGGTAACCGGCACCGAATACACCCTCCGCTGGATCTACCTGCACATGATCGAGGAGTACGCCCGCCACAACGGCCACGCCGACTTCCTCCGCGAACGCATCGACGGGCGGACGGGAGAGTAG
- a CDS encoding maleylpyruvate isomerase family mycothiol-dependent enzyme, whose product MTEADVRAVIAEQRRYLTEVLGGLDEAGWDSPTLCEGWRVREVVAHITMPYRLSLPGFVLGMIKARGNFNRMSDRSARADAARLTSSQLLTCLHDNVNHPWKPPGGGFVGALSHDVIHGLDITVGLGLDDVLPEHRIRPVLESVQPKQVKYFGVDLTGVQLRADDLDWTYGTGTPLTGRAQDLLLVLCGRTLPAGHLHGPAADRFSAVG is encoded by the coding sequence ATGACCGAAGCCGACGTCCGGGCGGTGATTGCCGAGCAGCGGCGATACCTGACCGAGGTGCTGGGCGGGCTGGACGAAGCGGGCTGGGACTCGCCGACGTTGTGCGAGGGGTGGCGGGTGCGTGAAGTCGTCGCCCACATCACCATGCCCTACCGTCTGTCGCTGCCCGGTTTCGTGCTCGGCATGATCAAGGCGCGCGGCAATTTCAACCGCATGTCCGACCGCAGCGCCCGCGCTGACGCCGCACGATTGACCTCGTCGCAGCTGCTCACCTGCCTGCACGACAACGTGAATCATCCGTGGAAGCCGCCGGGTGGTGGGTTCGTGGGCGCGCTCAGCCACGACGTCATCCACGGTCTCGACATCACCGTCGGGCTCGGCCTCGACGATGTGCTGCCCGAGCATCGGATCCGGCCGGTCCTGGAATCGGTGCAGCCGAAGCAGGTGAAGTATTTCGGCGTCGACCTCACCGGTGTCCAGCTGCGTGCCGACGATCTCGACTGGACCTACGGCACAGGCACTCCACTCACGGGACGCGCCCAGGACCTGCTGCTCGTCCTGTGCGGCCGCACCCTCCCGGCCGGCCATCTACACGGGCCGGCCGCCGACCGGTTCAGCGCTGTCGGATAG
- a CDS encoding thioredoxin family protein, with protein sequence MPTRALTQQTFDQVIASNHIVLVEFWASWCGWCTRFAPVYGSSAETHPDIVHATVDGEAEPALVAAAQVDSYPWLMGFREGLLVYSQAGYLPPDHLEELVQQIRWMDMDAFRRTIADAARTQTPQSQAPAEPAAPPRLAGIAPGSAAYGWPGL encoded by the coding sequence ATGCCGACGAGAGCGCTGACCCAGCAGACCTTCGACCAGGTCATCGCGAGCAACCACATCGTGCTGGTGGAGTTCTGGGCATCCTGGTGTGGCTGGTGCACCCGCTTCGCGCCGGTCTACGGCTCCTCCGCCGAAACCCATCCCGATATCGTGCACGCCACCGTCGACGGCGAAGCCGAACCCGCCCTGGTCGCCGCCGCCCAGGTCGACAGCTACCCCTGGCTGATGGGGTTCCGCGAAGGCCTGCTGGTGTACTCGCAGGCCGGTTACCTGCCCCCTGACCACCTCGAAGAACTGGTCCAGCAGATCCGCTGGATGGACATGGACGCCTTCCGTCGCACCATCGCCGACGCCGCCCGCACCCAGACCCCGCAATCCCAAGCGCCGGCCGAGCCTGCCGCCCCACCCCGGCTGGCGGGCATTGCGCCCGGCTCCGCCGCCTACGGCTGGCCCGGCCTCTGA